In one Chroicocephalus ridibundus chromosome Z, bChrRid1.1, whole genome shotgun sequence genomic region, the following are encoded:
- the CKS2 gene encoding cyclin-dependent kinases regulatory subunit 2: protein MAQKQIYYSDKYFDEQYEYRHVMLPRELSKQVPKSHLMSEEEWRRLGVQQSLGWVHYMIHEPEPHILLFRRPLPKDMQK from the exons ATGGCCCAGAAGCAAATCTACTATTCTGACAAGTACTTTGATGAGCAGTACGAGTACCG ACATGTGATGCTGCCAAGAGAACTTTCAAAACAAGTCCCAAAATCCCATCTAATGTCTGAAGAGGAGTGGAGAAGACTTGGTGTTCAGCAAAGTCTTGGCTGGGTTCACTACATGATCCATGAGCCAG AACCGCATATTCTTCTCTTCCGAAGACCTCTTCCAAAGGATATGCAGAAATGA